Part of the Varibaculum massiliense genome is shown below.
TACCTTGTCCCGCTATGTGGATCATTACGAGTTCCAAAATCACCACCAGGTGTATGCGGATTTTCAAAAACAGTATGGCGACACCACTTTGGGGGAAGCCACTAAACCGGAAATGTTGCCGCAGGCTTTTCGGATAAAAATGAAGGATCCTTCCCAGTACGAGATCGTTTCTGCCCAGTTATCGGGGCAGCCGGGGGTAGAACAGGTACAAGATCAGTCACAGCTGGTAAAACCGTTAATGAATCTGTTTAGTCAATCTATGCGAATTTCGTGGGGACTAGCGGGGGTAATGGCGATTGCGGCAATCTTGCTAATCGTCACCACTATCCGGCTTTCCGCTATGTCACGGCAGAAAGAAACCGAGATTATGCGGATGGAGGGTGCATCCGGGCTGTTCATCCAGCTGCCCTTTATGATTGAAGGCGCGCTTTGCGCTCTTCTCGGGGCGCTGCTCGCCTGCGGAGCCTTATTCGCGGGGGTGAAATACCTGGTGCAAGGGTGGTTGCAAAAAACTATCCCCTTTATCCAGTTCGTAAATCTGCGGGAAGTGGCGATTCTCTCCGGGATTATTATAGCTGCTGCCCTGGTTCTTTCGATTATTGCTTCTATTGCTTCTCTAGCTAAATACGCGAAGGTATAACCATGTTTTTTAGGAATCGCTTCGGAAAAGTAGCCGGCACCGCCCTGCTAACGGGGGCGCTAGTGTTCGCGGGAGCGACCGGTACCGCCATGGCTTCCGACCGCAGCGACCAGGTTAGTAAAGAAAAGGCTGCCTCCGATAAAGCTGCCCAGTTACGTGCTTCTTTAGAGGACGTGAGTGCTGATTTAGCAAACTCGGTGATTGCCCTGGAAAATGCGAAAGATGC
Proteins encoded:
- the ftsX gene encoding permease-like cell division protein FtsX; protein product: MRLRFILGRVFSGLGHNMAMTISVVLVTFISLLFVGVGGLAQMQIAAMQKEWYAKVEVSVYMCAQDDQVANCNGQAATKRQIQDVKDELDRGTLSRYVDHYEFQNHHQVYADFQKQYGDTTLGEATKPEMLPQAFRIKMKDPSQYEIVSAQLSGQPGVEQVQDQSQLVKPLMNLFSQSMRISWGLAGVMAIAAILLIVTTIRLSAMSRQKETEIMRMEGASGLFIQLPFMIEGALCALLGALLACGALFAGVKYLVQGWLQKTIPFIQFVNLREVAILSGIIIAAALVLSIIASIASLAKYAKV